A window from Pseudomonas sp. MRSN 12121 encodes these proteins:
- a CDS encoding serine/threonine protein kinase codes for MLRSLRFAALLGGLISSASALAVDIDATRYGYPLTNPFEATIATTPPDLRPKLPSDDDIKQSDRSLTLRPEREFTLPDNFWAVKKLTYRIAEQDHAAPLIFLIAGTGARYDSSLNEYLKKLYYQAGYHVVQLSSPTSFDFISAASRFATPGVTKEDAEDMYRVMQAVRAQNPKLPVTDFYLTGYSLGALDAAFVSKLDETRRSFNFKKVLLLNPPVNLYTSISNLDKLVQTEVKGINNSTTFYELVLNKLTRYFQQKGYIDLNDALLYDFQQSKEHLSNEQMAMLIGTSFRFSAADIAFTSDLINRRGLITPPKYPISEGTSLTPFLKRALQCDFDCYLTEQVIPMWRARTDGGSVLQLIDQVSLYALKDYLQASPKIAVMHNADDVILGPGDLGFLRKTFGDRLTVYPHGGHCGNLNYRVNSDAMLEFFRG; via the coding sequence ATGCTCCGTTCCTTGCGCTTCGCTGCCTTGTTAGGCGGCCTTATCTCGAGTGCGTCCGCACTGGCGGTCGACATCGACGCCACCCGCTATGGCTATCCCCTGACCAATCCGTTCGAAGCGACCATTGCCACCACTCCGCCGGATCTGCGCCCGAAACTGCCGAGCGACGACGACATCAAGCAGTCGGACCGCAGCCTGACCCTGCGCCCCGAACGCGAATTCACCCTGCCGGACAATTTCTGGGCGGTGAAGAAACTCACCTACCGCATCGCCGAACAAGACCATGCCGCGCCCCTGATCTTCCTGATCGCCGGCACTGGCGCGCGGTACGACAGCAGCCTCAACGAATACCTGAAGAAGCTGTATTACCAGGCCGGCTACCATGTGGTGCAGCTGTCCTCGCCGACCAGCTTCGACTTCATCAGCGCCGCCTCGCGGTTCGCCACCCCCGGCGTGACCAAGGAAGACGCCGAAGACATGTACCGCGTGATGCAGGCGGTACGCGCGCAGAACCCGAAACTGCCGGTCACCGACTTCTACCTCACCGGCTACAGCCTCGGCGCCCTGGACGCGGCCTTCGTCAGCAAGCTGGACGAGACCCGGCGCAGCTTCAACTTCAAGAAAGTCCTGTTGCTCAACCCGCCGGTCAACCTCTATACTTCCATCAGCAACCTCGACAAGCTGGTGCAGACCGAGGTCAAGGGCATCAATAACAGCACCACCTTCTATGAACTGGTGCTGAACAAGCTGACCCGCTACTTCCAGCAGAAAGGCTACATCGACCTCAACGACGCCCTGCTCTACGACTTCCAGCAGTCCAAGGAACACCTGAGCAACGAGCAGATGGCCATGCTGATCGGCACCTCGTTCCGCTTCTCCGCCGCCGACATCGCCTTCACCTCGGACCTGATCAACCGCCGTGGCCTGATCACCCCGCCCAAGTACCCGATCAGCGAAGGCACCAGCCTCACGCCATTCCTCAAGCGTGCCCTGCAATGCGACTTCGACTGCTACCTCACCGAACAGGTGATACCGATGTGGCGCGCCCGCACCGATGGCGGCAGCGTGCTGCAACTGATCGACCAGGTCAGCCTGTACGCGCTCAAGGACTACCTGCAAGCCAGCCCGAAAATCGCCGTGATGCACAACGCCGACGACGTGATCCTCGGCCCGGGCGACCTGGGTTTCCTGCGCAAGACCTTCGGTGACCGGCTGACGGTCTATCCCCATGGCGGCCATTGCGGCAACCTCAACTACCGCGTCAACAGCGACGCCATGCTGGAGTTCTTCCGTGGCTAA
- a CDS encoding LysE family translocator yields the protein MPLSIDLLLAFALFAFVTSVTPGPNNAMLLASGVNFGFRRTVPHILGISSGFLVLVLAVGLGLGAVFEAYPVLYKVLRYVGAAYLLYLAWNIARSGPVSQDIDGKGRPLGFWGAAAFQWVNPKAWVMALGAISTYTPLQGYFFNVVVIASLFALINAPSVGVWAGFGSVLRNVLRDPRWLRLFNYGMALLLVISLFPLLQA from the coding sequence ATGCCGTTGTCGATCGACTTGTTGTTGGCTTTCGCTCTGTTCGCCTTTGTCACCTCGGTGACCCCCGGACCGAATAACGCCATGCTGCTGGCCTCGGGGGTGAACTTCGGGTTCCGGCGCACGGTGCCGCATATCCTGGGCATCAGTTCGGGGTTCCTGGTGCTGGTACTAGCCGTCGGCCTGGGCCTGGGGGCGGTGTTCGAGGCCTATCCGGTGCTGTACAAGGTGCTGCGCTATGTCGGTGCGGCCTATCTGTTGTACCTGGCCTGGAACATCGCGCGTTCCGGGCCGGTGTCCCAGGACATCGATGGCAAGGGGCGGCCGCTGGGGTTCTGGGGCGCCGCGGCGTTCCAGTGGGTCAACCCCAAGGCCTGGGTCATGGCGCTGGGGGCTATCAGCACCTACACGCCATTGCAGGGATACTTCTTCAACGTGGTGGTGATCGCCAGCCTGTTCGCCCTGATCAATGCACCGAGCGTCGGGGTCTGGGCCGGGTTCGGCAGCGTGTTGCGCAACGTCTTGCGCGATCCGCGCTGGTTGCGCCTGTTCAACTACGGCATGGCCTTGCTGCTGGTGATCTCGCTGTTCCCGCTGCTGCAAGCCTGA
- a CDS encoding FUSC family protein, with product MKIPTLRIPDFWLAVLAPSRNDLLFALRNMIAGGIALYLAFRFDLEQPQWALTTVFIVSQPSSGMVLAKGAYRLLGTFTGAVASIGLIALFGQAPLLFLLAMALWLAFCTTGASLLRNHASYGFVLAGYTAAIIALPSTAHPLQVFDQAVARCSEISLGIICAAIASTVLWPRRVEQALAAQGKLAWQAGMRAAASELLGQDQRKGLLEALGKLVAVDAQRDHAWFEGPQGRRRSQALRVLSRDLLRLLRAARGVARQRLMLASAANARVMPLIEQLADALEHSSQERVAQLAARLEEALLDHDLPQDAHACLMQLAQVPVLLERSVRALQAVEQARVPRGAPGALSWHRDIEQGILGGLRSALAFLAVAAFWILSAWPSGLGALSICGVVLSLFAGRENPSASSLNFLKGIALSVPIAGIVGLFLLPGWDGFPLLCVGLGIPLFFASLCMSRPKLAPLASAFCIFFVNNVGPSNLMTYDLANFLNKAIATLVGVGIAVLVFRLVSLNPGEHHYRRMFRASLFDLAQLTSRPLEQAESWFGGRMADRLIRLARYCQSLPQERRQHWDNGLLGLDLGDELLQLRASLGAADTVLGMELGRYLHSIALLLKSGGPTPQRHHQLDAPTVALLKALEQAPHVPEQDLEMARAALLQLQFTWHKWCRLTRHEPRAAASLQGQ from the coding sequence ATGAAAATCCCCACCCTGCGCATCCCCGATTTCTGGTTGGCCGTGCTGGCTCCCAGCCGCAACGACCTGCTGTTCGCCCTGCGCAACATGATCGCTGGCGGCATCGCCTTGTACCTGGCGTTTCGCTTCGACCTCGAACAGCCGCAATGGGCACTGACCACCGTTTTCATCGTCAGCCAGCCCAGCAGCGGCATGGTCCTGGCCAAGGGCGCCTACCGCCTGCTCGGCACCTTTACCGGGGCCGTGGCCTCGATCGGGTTGATCGCCTTGTTCGGCCAGGCGCCGCTATTGTTCCTGCTGGCGATGGCGCTGTGGCTGGCCTTCTGCACTACCGGGGCCTCGTTGCTGCGCAATCATGCCTCCTACGGCTTCGTGCTGGCCGGCTATACCGCCGCCATCATCGCCCTGCCCTCCACCGCCCATCCGCTGCAGGTCTTCGACCAGGCCGTGGCGCGCTGCTCGGAAATCAGCCTGGGCATCATCTGCGCAGCCATCGCCAGCACCGTGCTCTGGCCACGTCGGGTGGAACAGGCCCTGGCCGCCCAGGGCAAGCTCGCCTGGCAGGCCGGCATGCGCGCCGCCGCTTCCGAACTGCTCGGCCAGGACCAGCGCAAAGGCTTGCTGGAAGCCCTGGGCAAGCTGGTGGCGGTCGATGCCCAGCGCGATCATGCGTGGTTCGAAGGCCCCCAGGGGCGCCGCCGTTCCCAGGCCTTGCGCGTGCTCAGCCGGGATTTGCTGCGCCTGCTGCGCGCCGCCCGCGGCGTGGCTCGCCAGCGACTGATGCTCGCCAGCGCGGCGAATGCCAGGGTGATGCCGCTGATCGAGCAACTGGCCGACGCCCTGGAGCACAGTAGCCAGGAGCGGGTCGCCCAGCTTGCCGCCCGCCTCGAAGAAGCCCTGCTGGATCACGACCTGCCGCAGGACGCGCATGCCTGCCTGATGCAGCTGGCCCAGGTGCCGGTCCTGCTCGAACGCAGCGTGCGGGCGTTGCAGGCCGTGGAACAGGCCCGGGTGCCCCGGGGCGCGCCTGGCGCCCTGTCCTGGCACCGGGATATCGAGCAGGGCATTCTCGGTGGCTTGCGCAGCGCCCTGGCGTTTCTCGCCGTGGCCGCCTTCTGGATTCTCTCGGCCTGGCCCTCGGGCCTGGGCGCATTGTCGATCTGTGGCGTGGTGTTGAGCCTGTTCGCCGGCCGGGAAAACCCCTCCGCCTCCAGCCTCAATTTTCTCAAGGGTATTGCCTTGTCGGTGCCGATCGCCGGCATCGTCGGCCTGTTCCTGCTGCCGGGCTGGGATGGCTTCCCGCTGCTGTGCGTCGGCCTGGGCATCCCGCTGTTTTTCGCCTCGCTGTGCATGAGCCGGCCGAAGCTGGCGCCGCTGGCATCGGCGTTCTGCATCTTCTTCGTGAACAACGTCGGCCCCAGCAACCTGATGACCTACGACCTGGCCAACTTCCTCAACAAGGCCATCGCCACCCTGGTCGGCGTCGGCATCGCGGTGCTGGTGTTCCGCCTGGTCAGCCTCAACCCCGGCGAGCACCATTACCGGCGGATGTTCCGCGCCTCGCTGTTCGACCTGGCGCAACTGACCTCACGCCCGCTGGAACAGGCCGAAAGCTGGTTCGGCGGGCGCATGGCCGACCGCCTGATCCGCCTGGCCCGCTATTGCCAAAGCCTGCCGCAGGAGCGCCGCCAGCACTGGGACAACGGCCTGCTCGGGCTGGACCTGGGCGACGAACTGCTGCAATTGCGCGCCAGCCTGGGCGCCGCGGATACAGTGCTGGGGATGGAACTGGGACGCTATCTGCACAGCATCGCGCTGCTGCTCAAGTCCGGCGGCCCGACGCCCCAGCGCCACCATCAACTGGATGCGCCGACGGTCGCCCTGCTCAAGGCCCTGGAGCAGGCGCCGCATGTGCCGGAGCAGGATCTGGAGATGGCCAGGGCGGCCCTGCTGCAACTGCAATTCACCTGGCACAAATGGTGCCGCCTGACGCGCCACGAGCCCCGCGCGGCAGCCTCGTTGCAGGGGCAATGA
- a CDS encoding glycine betaine ABC transporter substrate-binding protein, giving the protein MKMRRLLGAGAALVLAISSTLASADSKTLSIGYVDGWSDSVATTYVASEVIKQKLGYDVKLQAVATGIMWQGVATGKLDAMLSAWLPVTHGEYWAKNKDKVVDYGPNFKDAKIGLIVPEYVKAKSIADLKDDTSFKNKIVGIDAGSGVMLKTDQAIKDYGLDYKLQASSGAAMIAELTRAEEKNESIAVTGWVPHWMFAKWKLRFLEDPKGVYGAAETVNSIGSKGLEKKAPEVAAFLKKFQWASKDEIGEVMLAIQEGAKPDAAAKDWVAKHPERVAEWTAK; this is encoded by the coding sequence ATGAAGATGCGACGACTCTTAGGCGCAGGTGCCGCTCTGGTACTTGCGATCAGTTCCACCCTGGCCAGCGCCGACAGCAAGACCCTGAGCATCGGCTATGTCGACGGTTGGTCGGACAGCGTGGCGACCACCTACGTGGCCTCCGAAGTGATCAAGCAGAAACTCGGTTATGACGTGAAACTGCAGGCGGTAGCGACCGGCATCATGTGGCAGGGCGTGGCCACCGGCAAGCTGGACGCGATGCTTTCGGCCTGGCTGCCTGTGACCCACGGCGAATATTGGGCCAAGAACAAGGACAAGGTGGTCGACTACGGTCCCAACTTCAAGGACGCGAAAATCGGCCTGATCGTGCCGGAGTACGTCAAGGCCAAGAGCATTGCCGACCTGAAGGACGACACCAGCTTCAAGAACAAGATCGTCGGCATCGACGCCGGTTCGGGCGTGATGCTCAAGACCGACCAGGCGATCAAGGACTACGGCCTGGACTACAAACTGCAAGCCAGTTCGGGCGCGGCGATGATTGCCGAGCTGACGCGTGCCGAAGAGAAGAACGAGTCCATCGCAGTGACCGGCTGGGTGCCGCACTGGATGTTCGCCAAGTGGAAGCTGCGCTTCCTGGAAGACCCGAAAGGCGTGTATGGCGCCGCTGAAACGGTCAACAGCATCGGCAGCAAGGGGCTGGAGAAGAAGGCGCCTGAAGTCGCGGCCTTCCTGAAGAAATTCCAGTGGGCCTCCAAGGATGAAATCGGCGAGGTGATGCTGGCGATTCAAGAGGGCGCCAAGCCGGACGCGGCGGCCAAGGATTGGGTGGCCAAACACCCTGAGCGTGTCGCCGAGTGGACCGCAAAATAA
- a CDS encoding formyltransferase family protein — MQTIEPCKDKVLLSVCTMDWCDHGVEFAKTVFSNLEVFCWDPGDPYPYHLEDWEGDWIISYRGDFIFPESIYRRARKGAINLHPAPPKYRGLGSQHYAIYYQDETYGSTCHHLAPSVDSGEIIHVARFNIAPAETASSLRLHVGAYCLQQFIHLLTDYILQGRPLPVSPERWGERLYKQSELKPWMERIRAEEPDHRCFK; from the coding sequence ATGCAGACCATCGAACCATGCAAGGACAAAGTTCTATTGTCGGTGTGCACCATGGACTGGTGCGATCACGGCGTCGAATTCGCCAAGACGGTTTTTTCCAACCTGGAGGTGTTCTGTTGGGATCCGGGCGACCCCTATCCCTATCACCTGGAAGACTGGGAGGGCGACTGGATCATTTCCTATCGCGGCGACTTCATCTTTCCGGAGAGCATCTATCGGCGGGCCCGCAAGGGCGCGATCAACCTGCACCCGGCCCCGCCCAAATACCGGGGCCTGGGTAGCCAGCATTACGCGATCTACTACCAGGACGAGACCTACGGTTCGACCTGCCATCACCTGGCGCCCTCGGTGGACAGCGGCGAGATCATCCATGTCGCGCGGTTCAACATCGCGCCGGCGGAAACCGCTTCTTCGTTGCGCCTGCATGTGGGGGCGTACTGCCTGCAGCAGTTCATCCACCTGCTGACCGACTACATCCTGCAAGGCCGTCCGCTGCCGGTTTCTCCGGAGCGCTGGGGCGAGCGGCTGTACAAGCAATCCGAACTCAAGCCCTGGATGGAAAGGATCCGGGCCGAAGAACCCGATCATCGCTGCTTCAAATAG
- a CDS encoding beta-1,6-glucan synthase, with translation MPSIARFPFLPYLFACLLGLFALCGFWYGLGQPVVLPDVASASHKLQCASYTPFDKDQSPFDQPFKLRPERMDADLALLATRFTCIRTYSMTGLEALPDLARKHGLKLMIGAWVNSNPVDTEKEVDLLIASANANPDVVSSVIVGNEALLRKEVTGPQLARLINKVKANVKQPVTYADVWEFWLKHPEIAPAVDFLTIHLLPYWEDDPSNIDAALNHVAQVRQVFGNKFAPKDVLIGETGWPSEGRQRETALPSRVNEAKFIRGFVVMAEQNGWHYNLIEAFDQPWKRASEGAVGGYWGLFDADRQDKGVLAGPVSNLPYWPLWLGVGGVIFLATLILGGRTREARAALLLPLLGALAACSIGAWGELARVTSRFAGEWLWAGLLLALNLLVLAHAALGLGARSGWRERLFDALEKRAGWLLTAAGFAAAVMMLELVFDPRYRSFPSAALVLPALVYLCRPVRVPRREIALLTFIVGAGIAPQLYREGLENQQAWGWALVSLLMVAALWRSLRARKA, from the coding sequence ATGCCCTCGATTGCCCGCTTCCCGTTCCTGCCCTACCTCTTCGCCTGCCTGCTGGGGCTCTTTGCGCTCTGTGGTTTCTGGTATGGCCTTGGCCAGCCTGTGGTGCTGCCGGATGTCGCCAGCGCCAGCCACAAGCTGCAATGCGCGTCCTACACCCCGTTCGACAAGGACCAGTCGCCCTTCGACCAGCCGTTCAAACTGCGCCCGGAGCGCATGGACGCCGACCTGGCGCTGCTGGCGACACGCTTTACATGCATCCGCACCTACTCGATGACCGGCCTGGAAGCCCTGCCGGACCTGGCGCGCAAGCACGGCCTGAAGCTGATGATCGGCGCCTGGGTCAACAGCAATCCGGTGGACACCGAGAAAGAAGTCGACCTGCTGATCGCCTCGGCCAACGCCAACCCGGATGTGGTCAGTTCGGTGATCGTCGGCAACGAGGCCCTGCTGCGCAAGGAAGTCACCGGCCCGCAACTGGCCAGGCTGATCAACAAGGTCAAGGCGAACGTCAAGCAGCCGGTCACCTACGCGGACGTCTGGGAGTTCTGGCTCAAGCATCCGGAAATCGCGCCAGCCGTGGACTTTCTGACCATTCACCTGCTGCCCTACTGGGAAGACGATCCGTCCAACATCGATGCTGCACTGAACCATGTGGCCCAGGTCCGCCAGGTGTTCGGCAACAAATTCGCGCCCAAGGATGTGCTGATCGGCGAAACCGGCTGGCCCAGCGAGGGCCGCCAGCGCGAAACCGCCCTGCCGAGCCGGGTCAACGAGGCCAAGTTCATCCGCGGTTTTGTGGTCATGGCCGAACAGAACGGCTGGCATTACAACCTGATCGAAGCCTTCGACCAGCCCTGGAAGCGGGCGAGCGAAGGCGCGGTCGGCGGTTACTGGGGGCTGTTCGACGCCGATCGCCAGGACAAGGGCGTCCTCGCCGGGCCGGTGTCGAACCTGCCTTACTGGCCCCTGTGGCTGGGCGTCGGCGGGGTGATTTTCCTCGCCACCCTGATCCTTGGCGGACGGACCCGCGAGGCTCGCGCCGCCTTGCTCCTGCCGTTGCTTGGCGCCTTGGCCGCCTGCTCCATCGGCGCCTGGGGCGAACTGGCGCGGGTCACCAGCCGCTTTGCCGGGGAATGGCTCTGGGCCGGCCTGCTGCTGGCCTTGAACCTGTTGGTGCTGGCGCACGCTGCGCTGGGCCTGGGTGCCAGGAGCGGCTGGCGCGAACGCCTGTTCGATGCCCTGGAAAAACGCGCCGGATGGCTGCTCACCGCCGCCGGTTTCGCCGCCGCGGTGATGATGCTGGAACTGGTGTTCGACCCGCGCTATCGCAGCTTCCCCAGCGCGGCACTGGTCCTGCCGGCCCTGGTCTACCTGTGCCGCCCGGTGCGGGTGCCACGGCGGGAAATTGCCCTGCTGACCTTTATCGTCGGCGCCGGCATCGCCCCGCAGCTTTACCGCGAAGGCCTGGAAAACCAGCAGGCCTGGGGCTGGGCCCTGGTCAGCCTGCTGATGGTCGCCGCCCTCTGGCGTAGCCTGCGGGCGCGCAAGGCCTGA
- a CDS encoding DUF485 domain-containing protein has protein sequence MNDSIYLSIQNSSRFKELVSKRERFAWILSAIMLGLYAGFILLIAYGPHVLGAKLSPESSITWGIPIGVGLIVAAFVLTGIYVRRANGEFDDLNNAILKEAQQ, from the coding sequence ATGAACGACAGCATTTACCTCTCGATTCAAAACAGCTCGCGTTTCAAGGAGCTGGTCAGCAAGCGGGAACGATTCGCCTGGATACTTTCGGCAATCATGCTCGGGCTTTACGCGGGCTTCATCCTGCTGATCGCCTATGGCCCTCATGTACTGGGCGCGAAGCTCAGCCCTGAATCATCGATCACCTGGGGCATTCCCATCGGCGTCGGGTTGATTGTCGCGGCCTTTGTCCTGACCGGAATCTATGTACGACGCGCCAACGGCGAGTTCGACGACCTGAACAATGCGATTCTCAAGGAGGCTCAGCAATGA
- a CDS encoding VacJ family lipoprotein gives MAKHLLLIAALLCASQAQADDGKTASPVAAGPDGFTEPLKQLKFNPGLDQREFERSTLNALNVYDPLESWNRRVYHFNYRFDQWVFLPVVDGYRYITPSFLRTGVSNFFNNLGDVSNLVNSLLQFKGQRSLNTTGRLLINTTLGIGGLWDPATSMGLPRQSEDFGQTLGFYGVPGGAYFVLPILGPSNLRDTAGLAVDYTAESAINFLNVSEVSSNHPEVWVLRSVDKRYQTNFRYGEMNSPFEYEKVRYVYTEARKLQIAE, from the coding sequence GTGGCTAAACATCTCCTGCTTATCGCTGCCCTGCTCTGCGCCAGCCAGGCCCAAGCCGACGACGGCAAGACCGCCAGCCCCGTGGCCGCAGGCCCGGACGGCTTCACCGAGCCGCTCAAGCAACTCAAGTTCAACCCGGGCCTGGACCAACGCGAGTTCGAGCGTTCGACCCTGAATGCGCTGAACGTCTACGACCCACTGGAATCGTGGAACCGGCGGGTGTACCACTTCAACTACCGCTTCGATCAGTGGGTATTCCTGCCGGTGGTCGACGGTTACCGCTACATCACCCCGAGCTTCCTGCGCACCGGCGTGAGCAACTTCTTCAACAACCTGGGCGACGTGTCCAACCTGGTCAACAGCCTGTTGCAGTTCAAGGGCCAGCGCTCGTTGAACACCACCGGCCGCCTGCTGATCAACACCACCCTGGGCATCGGCGGTCTCTGGGACCCGGCCACCAGCATGGGCCTGCCACGCCAGAGCGAAGACTTCGGCCAGACCCTGGGCTTCTACGGCGTGCCGGGCGGTGCCTACTTCGTCCTGCCGATCCTCGGGCCGTCGAACCTGCGCGACACCGCCGGGCTCGCGGTGGACTACACCGCCGAGTCGGCGATCAACTTCCTCAACGTTTCCGAGGTCAGCTCGAACCATCCGGAAGTCTGGGTCCTGCGCAGTGTCGACAAGCGCTACCAGACCAACTTCCGCTACGGCGAGATGAACTCGCCGTTCGAGTACGAGAAAGTCCGCTACGTCTACACCGAAGCCCGCAAGCTGCAAATCGCCGAGTGA
- a CDS encoding aspartate aminotransferase family protein, translating to MSTVIYKNLNASPILAVNGSGVWLEDASGKRYLDTCGGVAVSSLGHGHPRIAAAIEQQAKKLSWAHAGSFTTQAAEELADLLVDASGGLAKAQFLSGGSEVMELAMKIAYQYQCERGLPGKSLFISRQQSYHGSTLGTLAISGNLQRRGVFEPLLGPAEFVSPCYAYRHQRADENAEQYGDRLALELDERIRALGSERVAAFFAETVVGSTNGAVPPVPGYFRKIKAVCERHDVLLILDEVMAGMGRTGRFFAYEDDGIVPDMVAVGKGLAAGYQPISALLVSQQVHEAMAGNSGVLGNGQTHVNHPLACAVALEVQRVIQEEHLLQAVRLRGEQLRHGLRECLARFEHVGDVRGRGLFVGVEFVQDRATRAPYQGGGRYAARLKQQALEQGLLIYPGSGTADGVQGNHVLFAPPFIASEADIAEMVERFTSVVEACQQG from the coding sequence ATGTCAACGGTCATCTACAAGAACTTGAACGCCTCACCGATTCTCGCCGTCAATGGCTCCGGGGTCTGGCTTGAGGATGCCTCGGGCAAACGTTACCTCGACACTTGTGGCGGGGTTGCCGTTTCCAGCCTGGGACATGGACACCCACGGATCGCCGCGGCCATCGAGCAGCAGGCGAAAAAACTCAGCTGGGCCCATGCCGGCAGTTTCACCACCCAGGCCGCCGAGGAATTGGCGGACCTGCTGGTGGACGCCTCCGGCGGGCTGGCCAAGGCGCAGTTCCTTTCTGGCGGCTCCGAGGTCATGGAACTGGCGATGAAGATCGCCTACCAGTATCAATGCGAGCGCGGGTTGCCGGGCAAGTCGCTGTTCATCTCGCGTCAGCAGAGCTACCACGGCAGCACGCTGGGGACGCTGGCGATTTCCGGCAACCTCCAGCGGCGCGGGGTGTTCGAGCCCTTGCTGGGGCCCGCCGAGTTCGTCTCGCCCTGTTACGCCTATCGCCATCAGCGCGCCGACGAAAACGCCGAGCAGTACGGCGATCGCCTGGCGCTGGAGCTGGACGAAAGGATCAGGGCGCTGGGCAGCGAGAGGGTCGCGGCGTTTTTTGCCGAGACCGTGGTCGGCTCCACCAATGGCGCGGTACCGCCGGTGCCGGGCTATTTCCGCAAGATCAAGGCCGTGTGCGAACGCCACGATGTGCTGCTGATCCTCGATGAGGTGATGGCCGGCATGGGGCGTACCGGCCGGTTCTTCGCCTATGAGGATGACGGCATCGTGCCGGACATGGTCGCGGTCGGCAAAGGTCTGGCCGCCGGCTACCAGCCGATCTCGGCGTTGCTGGTCAGCCAGCAGGTGCATGAGGCCATGGCGGGCAACTCCGGGGTGCTGGGCAACGGCCAGACCCACGTCAACCACCCGCTGGCCTGCGCGGTCGCGCTGGAGGTCCAGCGGGTCATCCAGGAAGAGCATCTGCTGCAGGCCGTGCGCCTGCGCGGCGAGCAATTGCGCCATGGCCTGCGCGAGTGCCTGGCGCGCTTCGAGCATGTCGGCGACGTGCGCGGGCGTGGCCTGTTCGTCGGCGTGGAGTTCGTCCAGGACCGCGCTACTCGCGCGCCTTACCAGGGTGGCGGACGTTACGCCGCGCGGCTCAAGCAGCAGGCGCTGGAGCAGGGGTTGCTGATTTATCCCGGGTCGGGCACCGCCGATGGGGTCCAGGGCAACCATGTGCTGTTCGCGCCGCCGTTCATTGCCAGCGAGGCGGACATCGCCGAGATGGTCGAACGTTTCACGTCGGTGGTCGAGGCTTGCCAGCAGGGGTAG
- a CDS encoding LysE family translocator, whose protein sequence is MFDLSSFGAAMAVYVIGTASPGPGNLAIANTSLSYGRTPGLALAAGVISGSLCWGAMTAAGVSALLMSNTQVLVWLKILGACYLLWLAYKSIRGALSPNAVDLKRARAKQGRTLGFYLQGLGIHLTNPKAALTWFTVTTVGLSATAPSWASFVLVGSCAVAGFVIFCAYALAFSARSAEPFFVRTRKAFGLVCGAFYSMVAAGFIGSLL, encoded by the coding sequence ATGTTTGATCTATCGAGCTTTGGTGCTGCTATGGCTGTGTACGTCATCGGAACCGCCAGCCCTGGCCCGGGTAACCTGGCGATCGCCAACACTTCGCTCAGCTATGGGCGTACCCCCGGGCTGGCGCTGGCGGCCGGGGTCATTTCCGGTTCGTTGTGCTGGGGCGCGATGACCGCCGCGGGGGTCTCGGCCTTGCTGATGTCCAATACCCAGGTGCTGGTCTGGCTGAAGATCCTCGGCGCCTGCTACCTGCTGTGGCTGGCGTACAAATCGATCCGCGGGGCCCTGAGCCCGAACGCGGTCGACCTCAAGCGCGCCAGGGCCAAGCAGGGCCGCACGCTGGGGTTCTACCTGCAAGGGCTGGGCATCCACCTGACCAACCCCAAGGCCGCCCTGACCTGGTTCACCGTGACCACCGTCGGCCTCAGCGCGACGGCGCCATCCTGGGCCAGCTTCGTGCTGGTGGGCAGCTGCGCGGTCGCCGGCTTCGTGATTTTCTGCGCCTATGCGCTGGCGTTTTCCGCACGCTCGGCGGAACCGTTTTTCGTCCGTACGCGCAAGGCATTCGGCCTGGTGTGCGGCGCGTTCTACTCGATGGTCGCCGCGGGCTTCATCGGGTCCTTGCTGTAA